A stretch of Bacteroidota bacterium DNA encodes these proteins:
- a CDS encoding T9SS type A sorting domain-containing protein, with translation ARNLTIDLSAQPEGIYFLRIGTSEGIISKKIILSK, from the coding sequence GAGCGAGGAATCTCACCATTGATTTATCCGCTCAACCCGAAGGAATTTATTTTCTGCGCATCGGCACAAGCGAAGGAATCATTTCAAAGAAAATAATTCTGAGCAAATAA